In Sandaracinaceae bacterium, the following proteins share a genomic window:
- the hisA gene encoding phosphoribosylformimino-5-aminoimidazole carboxamide ribotide isomerase produces MTLFRPCIDLHDGKVKQIVGGTLRDEGAGPVENFVAEQPAAWFAERYRADGLTGGHVIKLGPGNEEAAREALAAWPGGMQLGGGVTVDTAAEWIGRGAAKVIVTSWLFVDKRLSMERVEQLALAIGPERLVVDLSCRRVPGGWRVATDRWQTITETPIDKDTLASLAPLCSELLVHAADVEGRCEGIDEELVRVLGELCPLPCTYAGGGRDIADLGRVAELSGGRVDLTYGSALDLFGGSLVKYADCVAWNRAHAAG; encoded by the coding sequence ATGACGCTGTTCCGCCCGTGCATCGACCTCCACGACGGCAAGGTCAAGCAAATCGTCGGCGGCACGCTGCGCGATGAAGGCGCGGGCCCCGTCGAGAACTTCGTGGCCGAGCAACCGGCCGCGTGGTTTGCCGAGCGTTATCGCGCCGATGGGCTCACGGGCGGGCACGTGATCAAGCTGGGGCCGGGCAACGAAGAGGCCGCGCGCGAGGCGCTGGCCGCGTGGCCGGGCGGCATGCAGCTGGGAGGCGGGGTCACGGTCGACACGGCCGCCGAGTGGATCGGGCGCGGCGCGGCCAAGGTCATCGTCACCAGCTGGCTGTTCGTAGACAAGCGGCTCTCCATGGAGCGCGTGGAGCAGCTGGCCCTCGCCATCGGCCCCGAGCGGCTGGTGGTGGACCTCAGCTGCCGCCGCGTCCCGGGTGGCTGGCGTGTGGCCACGGACCGCTGGCAGACCATCACGGAAACGCCGATCGACAAAGACACACTCGCCTCGCTCGCGCCGCTGTGCAGCGAGCTGCTGGTGCACGCGGCCGACGTGGAGGGACGCTGCGAGGGCATCGACGAAGAGCTGGTGCGGGTGCTGGGTGAGCTGTGCCCCCTGCCCTGTACGTATGCCGGAGGAGGCCGCGACATCGCGGACCTCGGGCGCGTGGCCGAGCTGAGCGGCGGTCGCGTGGACCTGACGTATGGGAGCGCGCTAGACCTGTTCGGCGGGAGCCTGGTGAAGTACGCGGACTGCGTGGCATGGAACCGCGCTCACGCGGCGGGCTGA
- a CDS encoding LysR family transcriptional regulator: protein MSDRNAPDAQFELRHLRHLVAVHERGTLQAAAEALHLSQSALTKSIQRLEETLGAPLFERSGRRLVLNPLGQLVLARSAPILRAADDVQREVELHTGGELGSVAVGVGPVVALGRLPLVLARYCADHPEVDVIVRSGSTEDLVPRLLEGELDLVVADYEQEQPHPDVHVASLGRDPIRVAARPGHPLHRRAAPPTMLDALTFPRGAATAPPRIRQWIRANFPQMDMRVGLTCDNYEVLVSTAERTDMLVLGPTSILTRYENAGRIVMLPISYPSPPSEPAVLYLRERPRSVAVQRFIATFMAPASQDVHEAT, encoded by the coding sequence ATGAGTGACAGGAATGCTCCTGACGCGCAGTTCGAGCTGCGCCACCTGCGCCACCTGGTGGCTGTGCACGAGCGAGGCACCTTGCAGGCCGCCGCCGAGGCGCTGCACCTCAGCCAGTCCGCGCTGACCAAGTCCATCCAGCGGCTCGAAGAGACGCTCGGGGCCCCGCTCTTCGAGCGCAGCGGCCGGCGCCTGGTGCTGAACCCGCTCGGGCAGCTCGTGCTGGCGCGCTCGGCCCCCATCCTGCGCGCGGCAGACGACGTGCAGCGCGAGGTCGAGCTGCACACCGGCGGTGAGCTGGGCAGCGTGGCGGTCGGCGTGGGCCCCGTGGTCGCGCTCGGCCGCTTGCCGCTCGTGCTGGCGCGCTACTGTGCGGACCACCCGGAGGTGGACGTGATCGTCCGCAGCGGGTCCACCGAGGACCTCGTGCCGCGGCTGCTCGAGGGCGAATTGGACCTGGTGGTCGCGGACTACGAGCAGGAGCAGCCGCACCCCGACGTGCACGTCGCTTCGCTCGGTCGCGACCCCATCCGCGTGGCCGCGCGCCCCGGCCACCCTCTGCATCGCAGGGCCGCTCCGCCCACCATGTTGGATGCGCTGACCTTCCCCCGTGGCGCCGCCACGGCACCCCCGCGCATCCGTCAGTGGATCCGCGCCAACTTCCCGCAGATGGACATGCGCGTGGGGCTGACCTGCGACAACTACGAGGTGCTGGTGAGCACCGCCGAGCGCACCGACATGCTGGTGCTGGGGCCGACCTCCATCCTCACGCGCTACGAGAACGCGGGGCGGATCGTGATGCTGCCGATCAGCTACCCGAGCCCGCCGAGCGAGCCGGCCGTGCTGTACCTGAGGGAGCGTCCCCGCTCCGTAGCGGTACAGCGCTTCATCGCCACGTTCATGGCGCCCGCCAGTCAGGACGTGCACGAAGCTACCTGA
- a CDS encoding sterol desaturase family protein, which yields MDYRLAILAVYLGFAALEAVSGRHRTREITSADWRLDLVSTALTTALVNPLVIASSGALLAVVLPDAAGALADWPVWAMVLALLVGDDLLQYAWHRASHSVPFLYTLHRAHHSARYMSVQMMFRNNVFYYALMPSMWVSGLLVYLGMGEVYVGYLVVKLSVIAGAHSSVAWDAPLYRVRTLRPLMWVVERVISTPSTHHMHHGRHADDGVTHYAGNYGNLLFFWDVLFGTARITRRYPPSFGIENLSPQPWHVELSWPVARLEDASGHVPHAPAHES from the coding sequence ATGGACTACCGCCTCGCCATCCTCGCCGTGTACCTCGGGTTCGCCGCCCTCGAGGCCGTGTCTGGGCGCCATCGAACGCGGGAGATCACCTCCGCCGACTGGCGCCTCGACCTGGTCTCCACCGCCCTGACGACCGCGCTCGTCAACCCACTCGTCATCGCGAGCTCTGGGGCGCTGCTCGCCGTTGTGCTCCCCGACGCAGCCGGGGCCCTCGCAGACTGGCCGGTCTGGGCCATGGTGCTGGCGCTGCTGGTGGGCGACGACCTGCTGCAATACGCGTGGCACCGCGCGTCGCACAGCGTGCCCTTCCTGTACACCTTGCACCGAGCGCACCACTCGGCCCGCTACATGAGCGTGCAGATGATGTTTCGCAACAACGTCTTCTACTACGCCTTGATGCCCAGCATGTGGGTGAGCGGGCTGCTCGTGTACCTGGGCATGGGCGAGGTCTACGTGGGCTACCTCGTGGTGAAGCTCTCCGTCATCGCGGGCGCTCACTCGAGCGTGGCGTGGGACGCGCCTCTGTACCGCGTGCGCACCCTGCGACCGCTGATGTGGGTCGTGGAGCGCGTCATCTCCACCCCCTCCACCCATCACATGCACCACGGCCGCCACGCAGACGACGGGGTCACGCACTATGCGGGCAACTACGGGAACCTGCTCTTCTTCTGGGACGTGCTCTTCGGAACCGCGCGCATCACGCGCCGCTACCCGCCGTCGTTCGGTATCGAGAACCTGAGCCCACAGCCCTGGCACGTGGAGCTGAGCTGGCCCGTGGCGCGCCTGGAGGATGCCTCCGGGCACGTCCCCCACGCGCCCGCGCACGAGAGCTGA
- a CDS encoding protein kinase: protein MPILTDQERIGTTIGDGKYTLERVLGRGGMGTVFEAIHTWTGRHVAVKLLLNEMALDVDASHRFLQEARSATAIEHPNVVEVLDMGRHDDASVYMVFELLRGESLADRLEENGPLDTMQAAMILLPVADALAAAHRLGIVHRDVKPDNIFLEDDGMGYVRPKLLDFGIACFSERRGGVTSPGVIMGTPGYLSPEHAQGFQAGPASDVWSLGVVLFECITGYCPFESESLTGAILAIASRPIPSLRERLDVPEPIARLVESTLVRNPVARFPDGAAFRDALAAASQVEFVPSRSRSVPPKIVRDSDELSLSSAHRVEVRQSSPAPALMPSGHEPPPVRVRPATPLLLVSVDAEAVTRRIDPDRGGARSVVDAAHDDDLDELEASALFASLLPRWGRWRRAAMFALAPLLLFLVPTVAYRPTQPGGIRAEGGVVTVAAAAPDTSAPPSDVGSPASSWSVVAHTAGSADGSPVPPILAATGGDGATEARAHSRDRWGSGSMEAVDAGPQAVDAGTEPVDAGTWTADAGTEPVDEATLFDARN from the coding sequence ATGCCTATTCTCACGGACCAAGAACGAATCGGCACGACCATCGGGGACGGAAAGTACACGCTGGAGCGCGTTCTCGGCCGCGGCGGGATGGGCACCGTCTTCGAAGCGATCCACACGTGGACCGGACGCCACGTCGCGGTGAAGCTCCTCCTGAACGAGATGGCGTTGGACGTCGACGCCAGTCACCGCTTCCTCCAAGAGGCTCGCTCGGCCACCGCCATCGAACACCCGAACGTGGTCGAAGTCCTCGACATGGGGCGGCACGACGATGCGTCCGTCTACATGGTCTTCGAGTTGCTGCGCGGCGAGTCACTCGCCGACAGGCTCGAGGAGAACGGCCCGCTCGATACGATGCAAGCCGCCATGATCCTGCTCCCAGTGGCCGACGCGCTCGCCGCCGCGCATCGACTCGGCATCGTTCATCGTGACGTGAAGCCCGACAACATCTTCCTCGAAGACGACGGAATGGGCTATGTGCGCCCGAAGCTCCTGGACTTCGGCATCGCGTGCTTCTCCGAGCGCAGGGGTGGCGTGACGAGTCCCGGGGTCATCATGGGCACCCCCGGGTATCTGAGCCCGGAGCACGCGCAGGGCTTCCAGGCGGGGCCGGCGTCGGACGTGTGGTCGCTCGGCGTGGTGCTTTTCGAGTGCATCACCGGCTACTGCCCCTTCGAGAGCGAGTCGCTGACGGGCGCGATCCTCGCTATCGCCTCGCGCCCGATTCCCTCGCTCCGCGAGCGTCTCGACGTGCCGGAGCCCATCGCCAGACTCGTCGAGAGCACGCTCGTGCGCAATCCCGTGGCGCGTTTCCCGGACGGCGCCGCCTTCCGCGACGCGCTTGCCGCAGCCTCGCAGGTCGAGTTCGTGCCATCGCGCAGTCGCTCCGTGCCGCCGAAGATCGTCCGCGACTCGGACGAGCTCTCGCTCTCCAGCGCGCACCGCGTGGAGGTACGGCAGTCGAGTCCGGCCCCCGCGCTCATGCCCTCTGGGCACGAGCCGCCGCCTGTGCGCGTACGCCCCGCCACCCCCTTGCTCCTCGTCTCCGTCGACGCCGAGGCGGTGACCCGTCGCATCGATCCAGACCGCGGCGGCGCACGCTCGGTGGTCGACGCCGCCCACGACGACGATCTGGACGAGCTCGAGGCCTCCGCCTTGTTCGCTTCTCTACTGCCCAGGTGGGGTCGTTGGCGGCGTGCCGCCATGTTCGCGCTCGCCCCGCTCCTGCTCTTCCTCGTCCCCACGGTCGCGTACCGACCCACGCAGCCGGGAGGCATTCGCGCCGAGGGCGGCGTGGTCACGGTGGCGGCGGCCGCGCCCGACACGAGCGCGCCCCCTTCCGACGTTGGATCCCCGGCATCGTCCTGGTCGGTCGTCGCTCACACCGCCGGCTCGGCGGACGGGTCGCCCGTTCCTCCTATTCTGGCCGCGACGGGAGGCGATGGCGCGACCGAGGCACGCGCGCATTCGCGTGACCGATGGGGCAGTGGCAGCATGGAAGCGGTCGACGCCGGCCCACAGGCGGTCGATGCCGGCACAGAGCCGGTTGACGCCGGCACATGGACGGCCGACGCTGGCACAGAGCCTGTCGACGAAGCGACGCTGTTCGACGCGAGAAACTGA
- a CDS encoding HTTM domain-containing protein, which yields MSVQRLVRARVVLAVGLMVLSGSDFHTLFTIDFAGPTMRLLEPVWFFHVFGIDRAHPVTVLLAFGLLMVGNLALLVGFRVRAAIAIICVSFLYLQGVRDSTAGDEHHRFYMWFHALLLLAFSRFPEIRGAGRLPVDPPLEAWQTSWPIRAAQTYVCGFYFVAGLAKLRVSGLDWVLDGTAIQKMLIMKGTRWGIDDGTLGWFAENPLLCHFTVLSILVMELGFPLVFFLRAKRAILAFLVAMTVFHWSSAIFAEVNFWVTPALLFALFYPFGETPPASELTA from the coding sequence GTGAGCGTGCAGCGGCTCGTTCGCGCGCGTGTCGTGCTGGCGGTGGGGCTCATGGTCTTGAGCGGAAGCGACTTTCACACGCTCTTCACCATCGACTTCGCCGGCCCAACGATGCGCTTGCTCGAGCCGGTCTGGTTCTTTCACGTCTTCGGGATCGATCGCGCGCATCCCGTGACGGTCCTTCTCGCGTTCGGCCTCCTGATGGTCGGCAACCTGGCTCTCCTCGTCGGATTCCGCGTCCGGGCGGCCATCGCGATCATCTGCGTGTCTTTTCTCTACCTGCAAGGCGTCCGCGACAGCACGGCAGGCGACGAGCACCACCGCTTCTACATGTGGTTTCACGCGCTCCTGCTGCTCGCGTTCTCACGGTTTCCGGAGATTCGCGGCGCCGGCCGTCTTCCCGTCGACCCACCGCTCGAAGCCTGGCAAACGTCTTGGCCGATTCGAGCCGCGCAGACCTACGTTTGCGGGTTCTACTTCGTGGCAGGTCTCGCCAAGCTCCGGGTGAGCGGGCTCGACTGGGTGCTCGACGGAACCGCGATCCAGAAGATGCTCATCATGAAGGGTACGCGCTGGGGCATCGACGACGGCACACTCGGCTGGTTCGCAGAGAACCCGCTACTCTGTCACTTCACCGTCCTCAGCATCCTGGTGATGGAGCTCGGCTTCCCGCTCGTGTTCTTCCTGCGCGCGAAGCGCGCGATCCTCGCGTTCCTGGTCGCGATGACCGTGTTCCACTGGTCGAGCGCAATCTTCGCAGAAGTGAATTTCTGGGTCACCCCGGCGCTCCTCTTTGCGCTCTTCTATCCTTTCGGCGAGACGCCTCCGGCTTCCGAACTCACGGCCTGA